One Triticum dicoccoides isolate Atlit2015 ecotype Zavitan chromosome 3B, WEW_v2.0, whole genome shotgun sequence genomic window, TTTAATTTCTGTCCATTTTGTATTCGCTTGGACCCATTTCAGTATTGAACTTGGGTCAGATTTGGATATGACGAAGACAAAAAGCGGACATTTTCTGTGTCCTTTTCGTTCGCCTCTATCCGCTGCATATCCTGTGTGGCCTACCTGCCATCCACTCATATAacttttttctcttctttctctctaCCTCGCCATGGCACAGTTGACACCTGCCTCTGCCGTGTCATGTCGCGTGGTCTCTCTGGCCGTGCTCGCCAGCCGCGCCGCACAGCTGCTCTCCCCTGCCCTGCTCGCTGGCCGTGCTTCCGGCGCCCAGCCGTTGCATGCCCTCGCCCCGCGCCCGACCTCAAGTAGCATGAGCTGGTCGCGGGCTCGCGGCctgcatgtagaagtgcatgctctagccaatgcaaccaaaaaccCGATCTGATGAAAGAGACTAGGCAACACATTATACTTCAACACTTCCCGTCACGTGTGGCTCTctcaggcctaaacgtggaccgaaagtgggctgcaatttaattgcgccagtcggtcttgaactcaagacctcttggctctgataccatgtagaagtgcatactttagacaatgcaaccaaaagaccgatctgatggaatagactaggcagcacattatacttCAACATTGCATGCCCGTCGTGCGTGCTCGCGTGCGTGCAGCTCGTCCCCGCCATGGTCAACGTGCACTGGCGCCATTCCTCACGGCGAACTACCCTgcctgctactccctccgttcctaaatacttgtctttctagagatttcaacaagtgactacatacggcgtaaaatgagtgaatccacactttaaaatatgtctacatacatccgtatgttgagtccatttgaaatgcctaaaaagacaagtatttgggaacggaaGGAGTACATATTTGAGGAGATGTCGAGACAAACATGTCACAGAATGGGCCGGCCACTGTTGAACGCATCGGGCGACCCAAATGAAAAAGCGGACAAATATGTCGGCTCAGCCGAGACGCTGTGTTGGAGTTGCCCTGAGATACCGTATGTGTGGAAGAGCCAGAGCCAGCGCCTCCATTGCTGCCTTGCATCAATTTCATCATGGATCCAACGAATTAGGCAGTTCTCTTTCTGCCTGCCCTTGAGTCGGCTTCAGTCTTTCTACGTTGCCATTTCTTGTCAGGAGAAGTGGTAAAACACAGCAGGTGTCGGTCGCGTTCATGCACGGACGTACGTCCACATCAACGGTTCGCGGTTGGCTCCACGCGACGCTCAAGAAAGAAGCAAAACCAAGGTGTTCCTTTGCTTCTGAAACAATGCTATGGGGCGGGGTGGGACCATCCATATGATAGGAGGCAGGAGCAAGAATTTGGCAAGAAAAGCAGCATACTTGAGTACCCTGCTAATACAAGTTTGTGCAGTGATATAACTAGTTTCACAATGATCTATCTCAATGTTcctcaatgatcaatgatctgcagCTTTTCTGCAAGTGTTCACACTCTCTCCTCAAGAAGGTTCAGAGGAGATCTGACCAAGCAACCTTGCCTGGCCGGCTGATGCCCACATGAAACTCCATTCCACTCCACATGTTACTCTTATTAGCAAGACATATCACATATACTGTAGGAGTTTGTAATTGCGCGCAACACCAGCAAAGATGATTAACAACCAAAACCTTCGGCAGAGATTagattaataaagtggctgcatgcatctcccagatgcagtggCCCGGGGATCAGATATTCCGCAGGACATGGCAGGCTGAATAACCGCAGTTTTTATACAGAACACTCTGAATAATTGTAGTCTTCTTCAGAAGAAAAGCTCTGCTCCCGCCGAATACACACAAAACTCTAGCGCACACATGTTAATCTTAGCTAGAGGTGTACTGTACTAATTTGCAATTGCACTAACGAATCAAATCAACAACGATGATGAAGAATCAAAACCTAGTCACCATCTAACCGCACTCTGATCAATCAATACCTTTGCAAGAAGAGATCAGATTTTCCACGCTCTGAATAATCGTAGTAGGTCTCTTCACAACACTCTGAATAATTATAGTCTTCTTCAGAAGAAAGCTCTGCTTCCGTAGAAGACCCTCGCCCCGTCCTTCCTCGCCTCCGGCTCCGGCTTCTTCTCGTCCCTCTGAACGACCACCccggcgccgccgtcgccgtcgagcTCCATCGGCAGCCTCATCGCGCCCAGCGACTCGGTGAACTGCTGCATGCTCTTCACGTACATCTCCATGATCTGCCGCTGCATCGCGCTCTGCTCCGCCTCCATGTCGATGACGTCGCCGGCGGCCATGGGAGACTTGAAAACGTCGACCTTCTCCTTGCCATACGCCGGTCCTCCGTTGGACGTCGGCGTGTCCGGCGCGCCGCAGCACATCGGCGCCGACACGGTGGCCTCGTGGGCGCCGTCGTGCCGATGCGGCTTCTCTGTCGCCGCCGAGGAGGAGACATCGATCGCCCTGTCGTCGCTGGTCGTGGTGGTCGTCGAGGCGTTCTTGCTTCCCTCCGAGGACACCGACATCGAATTCTCGCCGCGTGGGCTCGTGCCCGTCTCCATGGCCACCTGTGGCGCCACCCCGAGGTGCAAGAACGGCAGGTACTGGACGGCCATGTCGTCGTTCTCTTTGGCCGTGTTGAGGTCAGGGAACTCGATACCCAAGTAGTCCACCGGCGGCGCTGGCGGCTCAAGGATGACCACCTCAGACGTGATCGACGGCTCCGCCGCGGCGCGGTCTGACGGCCCCGCGATACACGCGTCGCCGCGGCCGGAGCGGAGGGCGAGGGACAGGCTCACCGTGCCGGCGGGCGAGTGGGTGAGATCTGTCGAAGAGAGGGAGAACTCCCGCCGCTCCACCCGCGCGCCGTCAGCGGCCGCGACGGCGGCGAGCGGCACGAGCGCGAACCCGAGGAGCTGGTCCTCGAGGACGCTCTCTGCGCAGCTGCGCATCCACACCTCGCACTTGAGCGCGTCGGTGCCGAGCCTGCCCCGGCGGACGCGCACCGGCGGGAGGCGCTCGTCGAAGCGCGGGCTGGCGCCGCCCCTGGCAGCCACGCGCGTGGAGAGCGCCGGCGCGTGGCCCGGGCTGGACGTGAGGGAGAAGCGCGCGTACACGTCCTGGTCCGCGTAGATGCAGATGTTGTGGATGCCGCGCGCGCCGTGCACGTACACGTCCAGGAAGCACCCGCCGCTGCTCtgctcgtcgtcgtcgtcctccccaTGGTCCGGCACGCACCGGAAGAACGTCGCCGGCTCCATTGATCTGCTCCGCCAGGAGGGAACCGATCGAGCACTAGACGATCATGGACCTTAAATCTCTGGTAGCGTGCTCCTTGCTTGCCGTGGAGTCTTTGCAGTTGCAGACGGTTTCTCACTGACTCTTGGAATTGTTTGATTGATAGGACTTTGGGGAGAGAGAGTTGGTGGTGGACGGCGAGGGAGGAAAAATGGAGCCGAGTGCACACGGGGGACGGCGCATCATCCATGTCCACTATGTGTGCTCTTTTCCCGTTGCTTCTTGTCCACACCCTTGCACCGCAATTCTTGGCCTCGACGGGTCAGCCACGGCCATCGGGTagtagttgttgttgcacttgtttATCACCAGGGAAATGCAGACCATGATGGCTGGAGAAAAAGAAAAAGTATAGCTGGGTCTGTCTACATTGCTGAGGGATGATTTGACAGCAACATTGCTAGAGAAATTCAGCAGTAAGCAGTGTCATGGGTCGTGTCAAGTGTCCAAGTTTGACAGTGGAAAGGGGACAGTTCACATCGGTCGGTGCTGCATAGCTCTGTTTCTCTTAGCTCTGTTCACATGGTAAGCCGTGATTACGATTTAGTCCTACAAAACTTCCAATGGAGTAGACGTAGGCGCATCAGGACGGCGATTTGGTGATAGGGAGCATCTCCTCCCAGTAATATCAAAAGGAATAGCAAAACAACAAACAAATCTGTTTATTTCTTTTGCATCAAAGATGAACAAGTTTTCTTGGGACGTGCAAAATTTCATGGCGATTTGGCGTCGGACGAGCTCTGGACAAAAGCAAAATCTGTGTTTTGGGAAAGGTTCAGAAAATTTTATTTTGGAGCAATGATTTCCCTTTTTCCTGTCCCGAGCTCCTCCAATGTCAAACCGCCATAAAATTTTCGGCCCTTAGAAAACTTGTTCTTTTTTTATGTGTATATTTTTAggtgtttttgaatttttttggctTTTACTGTTCACCCGGGTGCATCTGTGGTCGTGATGAGCCATGGATTATCGTAGGCACCTGTCTAAATTTGTGGATGACAGCGAGCTTCGTGCCATAATTACAATTTATTTTCTTCCGTGAGATATTCACCACTATAATTCAAAAATAACAAGTTTAATTACTTCAATTCCATTTGTACTCCTATTATTTGTTATGTGTTTACTTTTTTATTATCAGAGTGAATTGACCTAAGAGGAAGATATTTCTATCGAGATTCAGTTTATTTTAAATAGTCTCGTGGACATAAAAAATGTTTAATTATGACAATTCATGATGTTATTTTATTTAAATTTCAATGGTTTTGTTTAAAATATTTTAGTATTTTCCTTCTTTAGACATAACTTCCTAGCATTACCGAGTGGGAGGTTGCTCTGCTCTCATCCTGTGCAGGCCTAGTTTTATTTCTATTTCAACTTAAGCCCAATGAGGTAAAATGGATATACCATTGGATTATATCAATTGTTGCGTAATATTGGTATAGCAGAAATATATCCAGTTGTTATATCCAAATTTATCCAAATTGAAATAAAATATTATTAATTTGTCAAATTTAATTTCATAAATTACAAAATATTAATGGTTTCGAGCGTTACCCATTTTTTTGTCAAAATTCAAAAATTTGTGACAATCGGACATGTTATGCAGGATAATTTTTTAAGAATAAAATTATATTTATTTATTGTGTTTCACATCATTCAGAAACTAGATGTGATTATCATTCCCGAAAATATAGATATACATATATAAAAAGTATTACTTATTGCATATTGATAAATATTTCAACAGTTGTGACAAACATTTATAAGATAAAAATACCGATTATAATCATAAAAGTATTTATTTTTACTGGTATAACTTGCAAGAGGACTGTAATCTTATTAATCTTCGATTATGTTAACAATAAAAAATTTGAATTATTTATACTAAACTTTTTTACTTATTTATGACTTACTTGATAACACAATATGTTAGTTACTAACTTTCCTATCACATTTAgcatatatgtatatatgttcatNNNNNNNNNNNNNNNNNNNNNNNNNNNNNNNNNNNNNNNNNNNNNNNNNNNNNNNNNNNNNNNNNNNNNNNNNNNNNNNNNNNNNNNNNNNNNNNNNNNNNNNNNNNNNNNNNNNNNNNNNNNNNNNNNNNNNNNNNNNNNNNNNNNNNNNNNNNNNNNNNNNNNNNNNNNNNNNNNNNNNNNNNNNNNNNNNNNNNNNNNNNNNNNNNNNNNNNNNNNNNNNNNNNNNNNNNNNNNNNNNNNNNNNNNNNNNNNNNNNNNNNNNNNNNNNNNNNNNNNNNNNNNNNNNNNNNNNNNNNNNNNNNNNNNNNNNNNNNNNNNNNNNNNNNNNNNNNNNNNNNNNNNNNNNNNNNNNNNNNNNNNNNNNNNNNNNNNNNNNNNNNNNNNNNNNNNNNNNNNNNNNNNNNNNNNNNNNNNNNNNNNNNNNNNNNNNNNNNNNNNNNNNNNNNNNNNNNNNNNNNNNNNNNNNNNNNNNNNNNNNNNNNNNNNNNNNNNNNNNNNNNNNNNNNNNNNNNNNNNNNNNNNNNNNNNNNNNNNNNNNNNNNNNNNNNNNNNNNNNNNNNNNNNNNNNNNNNNNNNNNNNNNNNNNNNNNNNNNNNNNNNNNNNNNNNNNNNNNNNNNNNNNNNNTGTTGCGATTCATGTATTTATTTATTGCAAAATACACTTTCCCAAATTGAAATTGTATTACATACTTGAAGTTATGTCGGCTTATTTTTCGTAACAATTCATTTTAGATGCTAGTAAGAAACCTTACATTGAATTGGCTTTACTTCAGATTTAAGGGAAAAAAACACCATATTGTGCCCCTTTGTATATTTTTTAGTTTTGTTCCCTTTGTAAATTAATGTGCTTCATTAGATGTGTTATCGTGCATTATATGTGTTTGATTTTTCTTAGTATCctaataaaaaaattctagaaCATACTTGTCTAACAAATATCTTGACATAGGTCGTAGAATGTCTTCTATCTTAAGTGTAATAAATTGAAATCATATACTAATAAATTGAACTGAGTGCAGACGGTGCATCAACCAAATCCACTATGTGCGCTCTTTTCATGGTACTTCTTGTAAAACCCTTGCACCACAATTCTTCCACGGGTCAGCGATGCATCGTCCGCCTTTCGCCATCGAGTAGTATTGTTGGTGCACTTGTTTATCATCGAGTAGCTGGGTCTCTCTACATTGACGAGGGATGGCTTGATACCAACATTGTCAAGAATTCGCACTATGCAGATCAGTGCTATTTAAGACACATCTATCGCATACCTAGCCTTATACTATGCACGATGAAGGCATCATACATGTTATAAAAATATATCGTGTCTCTGAAAATAAAATGTGTGTGATGGAAAATATATCGCGCACAATTGGGTAAGGAGAACTGTGTGCGATTCCTTGGACACAATTCTTCTCAAAGAAGCGTGTGTGATGAACTGAGCTATTGCACATGTTTGGCAAAAAGAACCGTGTGTTCTGCACAGCACACGGTAGTCTCTAATTTCGTGAACTATCGCACACATAATTTTTTGATACACCATTTGCGATTTATAACAGACTGTTCGTTTTGATAAGGCGTGTGTGATAATGTTCACAGAGATTCAAATAACCAAAATTTTCCCCACATCACACTGGCCTCCTCGCCGCATGAAATATTTAAGAACATGcatactgttgggtttcgtagtaatttcaaaaaatttcctacgcgcacacaggatcatgtgatgcatcgcaacgagaggagagtgttgtctacgtacccaacgcagaccgactgcggaagcgatgacacgacgtagatgaagtagtcgtacgtcttcacgatccaaccgatcaagcaccgaaactacggcacctccgagttcgagcacacgttcagctcgatgacgatccccggactccgatccagcaaagtgtcgggaaagagtttcgtcagcacgacggcgtggtgacgatcttgatgaactacagcagcagggcttcgcctaaactccgctacagtattatcgaggaatatggtggcagggggcaccgcacacggctaaggaatcgatcacgtggatcaacttgtgtcaacttgtgtgtttagaggtgcccctgcctccgtatataaaggagccaaggggggaggaggcgccggccaggaggaggtggcgcaggaggagtcctactcctaccgggagtaggactcccctccaatcctattccaactaggattcccaagggggaaagagagagaggggtggccggccacctctcctagtcctaataggactaggggaagggggggaggggcgcagcccccttgggctgcccctttctcctttccactaaggcccatgatggcccatatggctcccggggggttccggtaacctcccggtaacccggtaaaatcccgatttcacccggaacacttccgatgtccaaacatagacttccaatatatcaatctttatgtctcgaccatttcgagactcctcgtcatgtccgtgatcacatccgggactccgaacaaccttcggtacatcaaaatgcataaactcataatataactgtcatcgtaaccttaagcgtgcggaccctacgggttcgagaacaatgtagacatgaccgagacacgtctccggtcaataaccaatagagggacctggatgcccatattggctcctacatattctacgaagatctttatcggtcagaccgcataacaacatacgttgttccctttgtcatcggtatg contains:
- the LOC119278666 gene encoding uncharacterized protein LOC119278666, giving the protein MEPATFFRCVPDHGEDDDDEQSSGGCFLDVYVHGARGIHNICIYADQDVYARFSLTSSPGHAPALSTRVAARGGASPRFDERLPPVRVRRGRLGTDALKCEVWMRSCAESVLEDQLLGFALVPLAAVAAADGARVERREFSLSSTDLTHSPAGTVSLSLALRSGRGDACIAGPSDRAAAEPSITSEVVILEPPAPPVDYLGIEFPDLNTAKENDDMAVQYLPFLHLGVAPQVAMETGTSPRGENSMSVSSEGSKNASTTTTTSDDRAIDVSSSAATEKPHRHDGAHEATVSAPMCCGAPDTPTSNGGPAYGKEKVDVFKSPMAAGDVIDMEAEQSAMQRQIMEMYVKSMQQFTESLGAMRLPMELDGDGGAGVVVQRDEKKPEPEARKDGARVFYGSRAFF